One genomic region from Pseudomonadota bacterium encodes:
- a CDS encoding choice-of-anchor D domain-containing protein: MRGSKKQQHLFLGSACRKLTSRFGLVRTLATLGLALAAFPAAALQVALEVYPNNPVPGQVVNLRFTATNDTATTANDLRIEFVIPTALENTSDILLSDGGDCTLISGASTCDAGETAFWDLGTLAAGTGRTVNMYTTIDSGLSGGEMINMDVDLLAGGMVEATSSNVIDVLAEEFLTLSVDASAEPVAPGSTLTYELTFGNRSASSASSAALRFPLPAGTTFVSADGGGTLQTTDVVWNLGIIGDGAGGSRRVTVQLAGSVQAGDILRVDAAELSGSVALATRTRLQTATTRVESLTDFALALDTDYSTVGGGDQTPLRLTVTNRSGSALSDVEVELFYPVGLASGSEVLLTDGGDCTDFGTATICNSGERAGWTIGDLGVGEGKTVALTPFAPPAITNGDLVSLVARGSASGTTERWVRRALRNDNGRALDLRVDASQEPVAPGENLTYELNFGNRGGSASSNTELTFPLPAGTTFVSADGGGTLSGSDVVWDLDIVGAGEGGTRRVTVLLGGGLAAGDILEVNAAEITGDANFVTQVTRQYASTRVEGLADLALSVDSDISLLSADTFTPVRLTVTNRSGSPLTNVAVELFYPDGLPSAGDVLLTDGGDCTNFGTTTSCNSGERAGWAIGTLAPGSGKTVVISPRSSASIPDGELLSLVARASADSTTERWERRSLRNDSGRVLNLNVDARSEPVAPGDTLTYELTFGNQSGSSTTGTELRFPLPAGTTLVAADGGGAEVGGEVVWDLGLLGAGEGGSRRVTVQLGGTIQAGDVLEVDAAQISADANFVTEISRQFASTRVEDLPDLALALDTDVSPLTVDSQTPIRLTVSNRGGTLLTGVEIELFYPFGLASANDVLLTDSGDCTDFSATTSCRDGERAIWPIGDLGPSTGKTVVIVPSTAGTITDGGLVPVVARASADTTTERWQARSLLNNASRLLNLAVDPAQEPVAPGDTLTYSLTFGNSSSFTATSSELRFPLPAGTTFVSATGGGTLSGSDVVWDLAELTPGQGGSREVTVQLGAGVLAGDILELDAATISADANFISQLSRQGASTRVESLPELSFALDGDMSPLLADTITPLHLVVSNTGSTVLTGVAIELFYPEGLASANDVVLSDNGDCTNLSVSTDCRSGERAQWPIGNLAPGSGRTVTIAPETAAALLDGDLITLLARTFSNTTTDRWEQLTLRNNDERALTLSVDAELEPIAPGGTIDFDVSFGNAGDTSLQNGQIRFPLPAGTSLVTATEGGTVTDGILTWDLGLLTPGEVGVRSAVLQFDAPLTGGELVESSAVEISADGVPPTRTNRVTRAKTTNALDLNLPINPVLATQGDMLQVDPTVSNSAGIQATDVALQLFFAPFLSDLPDGQISGGGDCTTLSGSTVCDSGETVFWPSSLLDSGFSRVESIAPTIRLGANEPPDGTLINFFSRVRSSSLDGGFVTRTARVGNAEVIGEPEMEVLGNGQTIADDDVVTSTTNGTDIGGLAINASPRDQTFEIENIGNAELQLIGDPRVELLNSDGSFSIFQQPVSAVAPAETVSFVVRFDPSTIGIKTATVSIDNSDFDENPYTFAIEGLAEGLLFPEIAVSGRGLEIPFGDISPRAADGTDFGEAAVDGAPVDQVFVIENLGLVDLDLTDMPAVTIGGGSTAAFLVVNQPTTPIPAGGSSSFTIRFDPDVLGIQTANVIFGNNDQDESPFTFGIQGTSVTELSDVLFADGFEN, from the coding sequence GTGAGGGGATCAAAAAAACAGCAGCACTTGTTTCTAGGTTCAGCTTGCAGAAAGCTGACCTCTCGGTTCGGTCTGGTTCGGACGCTCGCGACGCTGGGCCTGGCTCTAGCGGCGTTTCCTGCGGCTGCACTTCAGGTCGCGCTGGAGGTTTACCCGAACAACCCGGTGCCCGGCCAGGTCGTCAACCTGAGATTTACGGCCACCAATGATACGGCGACGACGGCGAACGACCTGCGCATCGAGTTTGTCATCCCCACGGCGCTCGAAAACACCTCAGACATCCTTCTGTCGGACGGCGGCGACTGCACGCTCATCAGTGGCGCCTCGACCTGTGATGCGGGTGAGACCGCCTTCTGGGACCTGGGAACGCTGGCTGCGGGCACCGGCCGCACGGTGAACATGTACACCACCATCGACAGTGGTCTGAGCGGCGGTGAGATGATCAACATGGATGTGGACCTGCTCGCCGGCGGGATGGTGGAGGCCACCAGCAGCAATGTCATCGACGTGCTGGCCGAGGAGTTCCTGACGCTGTCGGTGGACGCTAGCGCTGAGCCCGTGGCGCCGGGATCGACGCTGACCTACGAACTGACCTTCGGCAACCGCAGCGCCAGCAGTGCCAGCAGCGCCGCGCTGCGGTTCCCGCTGCCTGCCGGGACCACCTTTGTCTCTGCCGACGGCGGCGGCACGCTGCAGACCACCGACGTGGTCTGGAACCTGGGAATCATTGGCGACGGCGCGGGCGGCAGCCGGCGGGTCACGGTACAGCTTGCGGGCAGCGTGCAGGCCGGGGACATCCTGCGGGTCGATGCAGCAGAGTTGTCCGGCTCCGTCGCGCTGGCCACGCGCACGAGGCTTCAGACGGCGACAACCCGGGTTGAGAGCCTGACCGACTTTGCCCTGGCGCTCGACACGGATTACTCCACCGTTGGGGGCGGGGACCAGACGCCACTGCGCCTGACCGTGACCAATCGCTCGGGATCAGCCCTGTCGGACGTTGAGGTCGAGCTGTTTTATCCAGTTGGTCTCGCCAGCGGCAGCGAGGTGCTGCTAACCGATGGAGGCGACTGCACGGACTTTGGCACAGCAACCATCTGCAACAGCGGCGAGCGCGCGGGCTGGACCATTGGTGACCTCGGCGTCGGGGAAGGAAAAACCGTCGCGCTAACGCCTTTTGCGCCTCCCGCCATCACCAACGGAGACCTGGTGTCCCTGGTGGCGCGAGGTTCAGCCTCGGGAACCACCGAGCGATGGGTGCGCCGCGCGCTGCGCAATGACAACGGGCGGGCTCTGGACCTCAGGGTGGACGCCAGCCAGGAGCCCGTGGCACCTGGCGAAAACCTGACCTACGAGCTGAACTTCGGTAACCGTGGCGGTAGCGCCAGCAGCAACACGGAGCTGACCTTTCCGCTGCCGGCCGGCACCACCTTTGTATCGGCCGACGGCGGAGGCACCCTTTCCGGTAGCGATGTGGTCTGGGACCTCGACATTGTCGGCGCAGGCGAGGGCGGCACCCGCCGGGTCACCGTGCTGCTCGGTGGCGGCCTCGCCGCCGGCGACATTCTTGAGGTAAATGCGGCGGAAATCACGGGTGACGCCAACTTCGTCACCCAGGTCACCCGGCAGTACGCGAGCACGCGGGTCGAGGGCCTTGCTGACCTCGCACTGTCCGTCGACAGCGACATTTCGCTGCTGTCCGCCGACACGTTTACCCCAGTAAGGCTCACGGTTACCAATCGGAGTGGTTCGCCCCTGACCAATGTGGCGGTAGAGCTCTTTTATCCCGACGGACTGCCCTCGGCGGGTGACGTCCTGCTGACCGATGGCGGCGACTGTACAAACTTTGGTACCACCACGAGCTGCAACAGCGGCGAAAGGGCCGGCTGGGCGATCGGCACGCTGGCGCCGGGCAGCGGCAAGACGGTGGTCATTAGCCCGCGTTCCTCAGCCAGCATCCCCGACGGAGAGCTGCTGTCGCTGGTTGCCCGAGCGTCAGCCGACAGCACGACGGAGCGCTGGGAGCGCCGTTCCCTGCGCAATGACAGCGGTCGGGTGCTGAACCTGAACGTGGACGCGAGGAGCGAACCCGTGGCGCCCGGCGACACGCTGACCTATGAACTGACTTTCGGCAATCAGAGCGGCTCATCGACCACCGGTACCGAACTCCGGTTTCCGCTGCCGGCCGGCACCACGCTGGTGGCGGCAGACGGCGGTGGCGCCGAGGTCGGAGGCGAGGTCGTCTGGGATCTTGGGCTGCTCGGCGCCGGCGAAGGCGGCTCTCGCCGGGTCACTGTGCAGCTGGGCGGCACCATCCAGGCCGGCGATGTGCTCGAGGTGGACGCGGCGCAGATCTCGGCCGACGCAAACTTTGTCACCGAGATTAGCCGCCAGTTTGCCAGTACTCGGGTCGAAGACCTGCCCGATCTCGCCTTGGCGCTGGATACGGACGTCAGCCCCCTGACCGTGGACAGCCAGACGCCCATCCGTTTGACCGTGAGCAACCGGGGCGGAACGCTCTTAACGGGTGTCGAAATCGAGCTGTTCTACCCCTTTGGTCTTGCAAGCGCCAACGACGTGCTGCTGACCGACAGTGGCGACTGCACCGATTTTTCTGCGACCACCAGCTGCCGCGACGGGGAACGGGCCATCTGGCCAATCGGCGACCTCGGCCCGAGCACCGGTAAAACGGTGGTGATTGTGCCCTCCACCGCCGGCACGATCACCGACGGAGGCCTCGTGCCGGTCGTCGCCAGGGCGTCAGCCGATACAACCACCGAGCGCTGGCAGGCTCGATCGCTGCTCAACAACGCTTCCCGTTTGCTAAACCTGGCGGTGGATCCCGCTCAGGAACCCGTGGCGCCGGGTGACACACTGACGTATTCGCTGACTTTCGGAAACAGCAGCAGCTTCACCGCCACGAGCAGCGAGCTTCGCTTTCCGCTGCCCGCAGGCACCACCTTCGTATCCGCTACCGGTGGTGGGACGCTATCCGGCAGCGACGTGGTCTGGGACCTGGCGGAGCTTACGCCGGGACAGGGCGGCAGCCGTGAGGTGACCGTACAGCTCGGCGCCGGGGTGCTCGCCGGTGACATTCTGGAACTGGACGCGGCGACGATCAGCGCGGACGCCAACTTCATCAGCCAGCTCAGTCGCCAGGGCGCCAGCACGCGGGTCGAAAGCCTGCCGGAACTCAGCTTTGCGCTCGACGGCGATATGTCCCCGCTCCTGGCCGACACCATCACCCCGCTGCATCTGGTGGTCTCCAACACCGGCTCAACGGTCCTTACCGGCGTGGCGATCGAGCTGTTCTACCCGGAGGGTCTGGCCAGCGCTAACGACGTTGTGCTCAGCGACAACGGGGATTGCACCAACCTCAGCGTCAGCACCGACTGCCGTAGCGGCGAGCGGGCGCAGTGGCCGATTGGCAACCTGGCGCCTGGCAGCGGCCGCACCGTGACGATCGCTCCCGAAACAGCAGCCGCGCTGCTGGACGGTGATCTCATCACGCTGCTGGCGCGGACGTTCTCCAACACCACCACCGATCGCTGGGAGCAGCTCACCCTTCGCAACAACGATGAGCGGGCGCTGACGCTGTCGGTCGATGCCGAGCTGGAGCCCATCGCGCCGGGCGGCACAATCGATTTTGACGTCAGCTTTGGCAACGCTGGAGACACGTCCCTGCAGAACGGACAGATCCGCTTCCCGCTGCCGGCTGGCACCAGTCTGGTGACGGCCACGGAAGGCGGCACGGTCACCGATGGCATCCTGACCTGGGATCTAGGCCTCCTGACCCCCGGCGAAGTGGGCGTGCGCAGTGCGGTGCTGCAATTCGACGCTCCGCTGACCGGCGGAGAGCTTGTCGAGTCCAGCGCCGTGGAGATCAGTGCGGACGGCGTGCCTCCGACGCGGACCAACCGGGTGACTCGGGCCAAGACCACCAACGCACTCGATCTCAACCTACCCATCAACCCGGTGCTTGCGACTCAGGGAGATATGCTGCAGGTCGACCCGACGGTCAGCAACAGCGCCGGCATCCAGGCCACCGACGTGGCGCTGCAGCTCTTTTTTGCGCCGTTTCTCAGCGACCTCCCCGATGGCCAGATCTCCGGTGGCGGCGACTGTACGACTCTGTCCGGCAGCACCGTCTGCGACAGCGGCGAGACGGTGTTCTGGCCCAGCAGCCTGCTGGACTCCGGCTTCTCGCGAGTGGAGAGCATCGCGCCCACGATCCGGCTGGGTGCCAATGAGCCGCCGGACGGCACCCTGATCAACTTTTTCTCGAGGGTGAGAAGTTCCTCACTGGACGGTGGTTTTGTGACCCGAACCGCTCGAGTAGGAAACGCTGAAGTGATCGGTGAGCCGGAGATGGAGGTTCTCGGGAACGGTCAGACCATCGCAGACGATGACGTCGTGACCAGCACCACCAACGGGACCGACATTGGCGGGCTGGCGATCAACGCTTCGCCTCGTGATCAGACTTTTGAGATCGAAAACATCGGCAACGCGGAGCTTCAGCTGATTGGCGATCCGCGGGTCGAGCTGCTCAATTCGGACGGCAGCTTCTCTATCTTTCAGCAGCCGGTGAGCGCGGTGGCCCCGGCAGAGACGGTGAGTTTTGTGGTGCGTTTCGATCCTTCGACCATCGGGATCAAGACGGCCACCGTCTCGATCGACAACAGCGACTTTGACGAAAACCCCTACACCTTTGCCATCGAGGGTCTCGCCGAGGGCCTGCTGTTTCCGGAAATTGCGGTTTCCGGGAGAGGCCTGGAGATTCCGTTTGGAGATATTTCACCTCGAGCGGCAGACGGCACCGACTTTGGTGAGGCCGCCGTGGACGGCGCCCCGGTGGACCAGGTTTTTGTGATCGAAAACCTGGGTCTTGTCGATCTCGATCTGACCGACATGCCAGCGGTGACCATCGGTGGTGGCAGCACCGCGGCTTTTCTCGTGGTGAACCAGCCAACCACGCCAATCCCGGCCGGCGGCAGCTCCAGTTTTACCATCCGCTTCGATCCGGATGTGCTCGGCATTCAGACCGCCAACGTGATCTTCGGCAACAACGACCAGGACGAGAGCCCATTTACCTTTGGCATCCAGGGTACGAGCGTGACGGAACTCAGCGACGTGCTGTTTGCTGACGGGTTTGAAAACTGA
- a CDS encoding (2Fe-2S)-binding protein: MSNISLSVNGKTVSSGDADPEMPLLWYLRDVLGLPGTKFGCGIGQCGACTVHLNGSPIRSCSLPLAAAADAEITTIEGLADGSQLTALQEAWIELDVPQCGYCQAGQIMSASALLASNPKPTDADIDSAMAGNLCRCHTYQRIRAAIHRAAEIGPNTADETSGSSL; the protein is encoded by the coding sequence ATGAGCAATATTTCCCTTTCGGTCAACGGCAAAACCGTCAGCTCAGGCGACGCTGATCCGGAGATGCCGCTGTTGTGGTATCTCCGCGACGTGCTGGGGCTGCCCGGCACCAAATTCGGCTGCGGGATCGGTCAGTGCGGCGCCTGTACGGTGCATTTGAACGGCAGCCCGATCAGGTCCTGCAGTCTGCCCCTGGCGGCGGCGGCTGACGCTGAAATCACGACCATCGAGGGACTCGCCGACGGCAGCCAGCTCACGGCTCTCCAAGAGGCCTGGATCGAGCTGGATGTGCCTCAATGCGGCTACTGCCAGGCTGGTCAAATTATGAGCGCCAGCGCGCTTCTGGCCAGCAACCCCAAGCCCACCGATGCCGATATCGATAGCGCCATGGCCGGCAATCTTTGCCGCTGTCACACCTATCAACGCATCCGGGCCGCGATCCATCGGGCCGCCGAGATCGGACCGAACACGGCGGATGAAACCAGCGGGAGCTCACTGTGA